GTGATTTTTTCCAGCCCCTGCCCCTGGCCGCGATGGGCCAGCAGGGTAACGACAATCAGGATCAGCACGGCGGTTCCCCCGACCAGCGCGGTAGCATCACCGCCTTGCAGGTGAAGCACGAACATGCCGGTCACATCCAGCAGGAAGAGCAGCGGAATGGCGATGGCCAGCCCTTTTCGCAGACGGTCACTCATGAGGACTTGCCCTTCATCTTCCGTCCCCGCATCAGTCAGCGGTTCTGCTGCTCCTGGCGAAGCGACCCGGCCATCTCTCCAGGTGCCGTTCTTCTGGTCCCGCTTCATCATCCAGAATGCGCTTACCGTAGTGACAATCCCCATCACAGCAACCAGAGGGATACTGGCCTGCATTACACTGGACACCGGAAGACCGGCGGCATCCGCCGTCAGCTTCGGAGCGCCTTGAATAATATAATCGCCGGAGAGGGCGATCCCGTGCCCGAACAGGTTCATGGCTACCGCTGCGCCCAGCGCAGGCAGGCCGACCCGGACCGCCACCGGCAGCAGAACTGCCCCGACCAGCGCTACCGCAGGAGAAGGCCAGAAGAAGAACGAGGTTACCATCATAATCAGTCCGATTCCCCAGTAGGCCATCGCCGGTGTGCGCAGGAACCGGGTGAGCGGCGATACCATCGTCTCGTTGATACCTGTTATAATCAGAATCCGGCTCATCGCCACGATAATGGAGATAATCATTATGGTGCCGAGCAGCTCCTTAGTCGCATAGACAAAAGAGTTAAAGATCCCCGACACCGACCCGCTAAGCGTCGCCGTTGCCAGCAGCCCGAGCGCCAGAATCCCGGTCACACAGATCATGGTTGTATCACGCCGCTTGATCAGCAGCGCCAGAATGAACACAATAAACACCAGATACACCCAATGAATCGCAGTAAGCTGGATACCCATTAGCCATGCGCCCCCTTTCCACTTACAAATAGCAAGCAGGTGCTATATGCTATGCAGGAGGATAGGCCATTGTTCGCCTCAGGGACGCGGAGGATAGCAAAAAGACCCCCGCCTCCACATCACATGGATTCAGGGATCTTATTTGCGGATTACACGCTGTTACCGGTGCCTGCCTGCTCTTCTGGCCCGGAGGAACGCGAGCTGCTTGAGTCTGTCCTGATCGTATAAGCTGCCCGCGATTTCCGGTTGCCCGGTATGTAGATGGGTAATCTCCTGCACTGCTGCCGGTCTAGCGGCGTCAGGAAGAAGGGTGGAGGTGCCGTCCCTGTGAACAATCAGGCTATGGCCGGGCGAGGGGTACGGCTCGCGCACATACTCGTCAAGGTAGCCATAGACCTTACGCTGCATCACAGGATCTTTGCTCATCTGCTGCAGAATATTCGGAGCGATTACAAGCTCCCGCTGATCCCTCCGGTCTCCTGCATTAGTCTTCTTCCCCTTGCTGCCGCCTTTGGCTACCGCCATAATTCGGACGGACAGACCGTACCTTGCCTTGATTCTGCGTGCCTGATCCTCAATTGCCGCTCCCACAGCCGCCATCATCTCCGGGAAGCTGAGCGAAGATGACCCGGCTGAAGTGTGGTCCGCCTGTTGCGATGAGCGGGTCAGCGAAGCGGCGTTGATTCGTGATATGGGAAAATACATCGGACGTTCCTCTTCTCGCGCGTAAAGTTCAGGACAACTCTTTATCGGCGAAAAGAGGAGAATTACTTATAAAGAGGCTATTCCTTAGCCAATGCGCCCGCTGCCGCATCCTCGCCCCCAAGCCGCCCGGAGGTGAAGGAGTAACCCAGTCCAACTCCGTTGCCTACATAGGTATCATTGAAAAGCACTCCTTCAGACTCCACGCCCACGGCATACAGTCCTTTGACCGGCAAACGCTTATCATTCAGTACCTGGAACTTGGTATTGACCAGCAGACCGCCAACCGAACAGAGGTTGTTGATCTCGGCAATAACGGCGTAATAAGGCCCGCTGCTGCCCATGGGAACCAGATATTCCTTCGCCTTGCCGAACTCCGTATCAGTGCCCGTCTTCGCTGCTTCCTCATAGAGCTTGAATTCAGCGGCAAATACTCCAGGGTCCATCCCTGCATTCTTCGCCAGCTCCTCCAGCGTATTTCCCTTGAAGCCATCGCCGTTCGCTACCATGGATTCGAAGACTTTGTCGGCATCCTTCCAAGGCTGCTCCAGCGTGAACTTGTCTTTATAAGATGCATAGAATTCCGGCGGCATACCCGGCAGCTTAGGTGCCTGAAGCCCCTTCATCCCCTTGGTCTTAAGCGCATCGAGCTGCGCCTGCGAGACAATAACCAGATGATAAGCTCCGTTAAAAGCACTGGTATTCGCTGCCGCAACCGCAGTCAGCGTCGCCGCCTCATCTCTGAATCTTGCGCCCGAAGGGCCAACATTCATCAGGGTTGGCAGGTAAGACAGCATCATCGGATAGCTGGCTTCAAACGGCTCGTACTGTGTCTTCAGCTTGTCTGTAGCTCTGGCCAGCGTCTGGTGAAGCATCTGTCCGCCGAAGTTGTCCGGCACCTTCGCGCCGATCTCCCAGGACATCTTCAGCCCTTCGCCGATGTTCTGCCCAAGCCCGCCATTAAGGCCTTCGAAGCCAAAAGCTTCCTTAACCATCTCTTTATTCCCGGCATACCCGCCGGTAGCCATTACAACGCTTGCCCCTGCAATCTCCAGGGTGGTTCCGTCAGACTTCTTAGCAACGACTCCGGTCACCTCTCCGTTAGCGCCAGTCATCAGCTTCTGCGCGGTGGCCTCCGTGATCACCTGTCCGCCGCCCTTCTCTACGGATGTTGCAAGCATCTTGCGCAGCAGCTCCTGGCGGGTCTCATAAGGAGGCAGCATATGAAGCTGTTCCCCGGCGAAGTTAAGGAAGGTAGTGGTGTAGCCCTTGCCGGTCAGCCAGTCATAGGTCTCGCCCGACTTCGTGACGTACTGGCGGATCGCCGCCGCATCCACGCGCCAGTGATTGTTCACGATCCAGTCGGCAATCTCCTTCTCGACTTCTACTTTAAGCCCGCTGCTTACTGCGGCGGAGGAGTTGTAGAATTTGCCCGCCCAGGACAGGTTGCTCGCGCCGCCGATCGTCGCTGTTTTCTCGATCAGGATCACCTTTGCGCCCTTATCAGCTGCCGATACCGCTGCCGACACACCGGACGCACCTGCACCAACCACGACCACATCTGCGGACAGCTGCTCGGTCTTGCCTTCTCCCGATTTCACTACAGCCTTTGTTTTAAAAGCCTCCACATTGCCGCCCGCCTGCTTAAGCGCGTCTTCCACAGCGGTCAGAATCGCCTTGCTCGACTCGGACGCACCGCTGACGGCATCAATATTCAGGGTCTGGCCGGATAGAATCTCCTCCTTGACCTTGTTGATCGCCTCCACCCCGATTCCGGCGGTTTCGTTCTGGCTGACCACATTGATCCCGGTAATGACCGAATGATCGTCAAGAGTTACCTCAACCTGAATCTTGCCGTCCTTGCCTTCGGCCTCTGCTTTATAGGTTCCCTCTTTGAAGTCTGCCGGTACAGCACTTGTATCCGCTGGCTGTGATGCCTGCGGCGAAGCGGACGGCTGCTCTGAGGCTGCCGGTGCGGCGGAATTGTTACCGCTGCAGCCGCTTAGGAGCGACAGGACCAATACCAGACATACGGTGAATAGAAACACCTGTTTTGTTGCTTGCTTACGCATCAATTTCTCCCCCTGTGTGGTTAATGCAGCCCCGTTTCTCTCTCTAATAGGACTGCTGACTACCGCACACAGTGTAAACCTTGGTACTGTACCAAGGTCAATGAACAATATGTGAAACTTTTCTCAAAGTAGGGCGGACCCTTCATCCGATTCTACCGGGATATTAATCTCCAGATACGTTTTGCTGCCGTTATTCGTGCGCTCGGTGAACAGAATTTTACCGCTGATGTCCCCGCTAATCTTATAATTCCGTGCCTTCACATAGTCCAGCATGAACCCGAACGCTCCCCGCTCCAGGTAATCCTCGTGGCCGCTGACAATGACAGCAGAGATGCAGGTCGCCGGCTCCAGAACCTCCACGCCATCGTTCAAGCAGACCCCGAGCTTCACCTGATCCTCCGCAAGCAGGCCAAGTCCCCAGCTATACTCCAGATCCCCTAATCCACAGATACATTCGCCTGCCTTATTCTCAACCCGGAAGGAATAAAAGGTGAACGGCAGCAGCTCCATCCACGCCTGGACCGTGTCTTTGAGATCCTCCTTTTGCAGCAAATGATTCTTGTTCGTCTGCTGAATCCGGTACATGCCCGGCACCTGCTTCATCTTGCACGTATATAGGGATGCGCCGACCTGCGCCAGCTCCGACTGAATCTCCTGAATCTTGCCGAGCAGCAGCGTGCTGCGCCGGATCTCCTCCTCCAGCTGCATACCCGCAGCAGCAATCGACTCCACCACTTGCTCACACGGCGCGTCCTTGATCAACCCGGCCACATCCTGAAGTGGAATCTGCATGCTCCGGTACCATCTGCTCGTCAATAGATTCCGCGCATCCAGATCGTTGAAATACCTGTAGTTATTATGCTGATCCTTCATCGGCCGGACAATATCATGTTTCTCATATAAGCGCAGTGTATCTGCCGTCACTCCCAGAATGGATGCAAATTCACCGATTGAATACTTCATCAGCAGCCCCCCAGCTTACTTGATCGCATACGTTCATGCCTATCGTTCATGTAGTTAATGATAGAGGGTTTGGCCGGGAGACATTGTGGATTATGTCACACCGCTTCTGCCGGAGCACCGGGAGGAGCTTTTGCTGTCGCAGGTGACGGCGGCATGGTCTATACTTGAAAGATACGGAAGAAACTGACGAACGGAGGCGACTGTCATGCCCGCACAGCTAACAGACAAGGTCGCCGGCCTGCCCTTAACGCCTGGCGTATACCTGATGAAGGACGGCCTGGGCCATGTGATTTATGTCGGCAAGGCGAAGCAGCTGAGGAAGCGGGTCCAGTCTTATTTTTATAATAATAAGGGACATTCGCCCAAGGTGAAGCAGCTGGTTAAGCATATCCGCGATCTGGACTACCGGCTGACCGATACGGAGCTGGAGGCCTTCATGCTGGAATGCCAGCTGATCAAAGAGATCAAGCCGATGTATAACCGCAAAATGAAAAATCCGCTCGCCTACAGCTATATTTCCATCGTGGACAAAGCGCCTTACCGGCAGATTGAGATCGGCTATGAGCCAAGTGCAGAGGCGGGCAGCCTCGTCTATGGCCCTTATACCAGCCGGAGTACGGTGGAGAAAGCGGTGCTGGGCATCAAAGAATCACAGCGCATTCTGTGCAGCAGCCCCCATTCCCGCAGCTCCCGCTGCCTGAACCATTCGCTGGGCCTATGCATCGGCATGTGCGGAGGCGGGGAGGCAGCAGTGCTACAGTATGAAGCCGTCATAGACGAGATGATCTGCTTACTGGAAGGCAGAGACAGCGGAATTGTAGCCGGACTGGAAGCCCGGATGGAGGAAGCTGCGCTGCGGTTCGACTTCGAGACCGCCGCCAAATTCCGCGATTATCTGGGTGCCGTCCACTCGCTGCTGCAGAAGGAGCAGGTGATCGAATTCACCGGAGCGAACAAGAATATTATCGTGCTGGAGCCGGTGGACGAGCAGTCCCATAAGCTGATCCTCATCAAGGGCAGCATGATCCTCTACCGCACCCTGCTGGCTAGAGACGCGCTGAACGAGGGGCAGCTCACCGGGATGATCGCAGCATCCGCCCGGGAGGTCTTCCGCAGCAGCAGCCAGACCGCCGCTACCGAAGAGATGAGCCGCCACAAGATCGACGAGGCACAGATCATCTACAGCTATCTGAAGAGCAGCTCCAGCCATTATCTGCTCGTCCCGCCGGAGTGGCTGGACGATGAGGGTGTAACGGGGTTAGAGGAAGGGATAGCGGTACTGGTTCAGTCTTCAGTCTTGGATATGTAGCACTTGATTCTGCCTCCCCCTTAATACACCGCCTGCGGCGCAAACTGCCCGGTGCCTTTTAACGTATAGTCGTAGAATTCAAGAATTAGCCTGTTCATCGTCTCTATACAGTAATATTTATCGATATCCGCCTGCCCGCGCTGCAGCATATTCGCAAGTATCGGGGAGAACAGCGGCAGATCCGTGAGACTCAAGTGCTTGGCTCCCTCAAAATGAACGGTATACGCATCCTTGAAGTTCGGATTACCGGTCTTATTCGCTGCATAAGCAGAGTTCTTGCCGAGCTGTCTCCACACATCGTCTGTATAGATGTTCAGCAGAGGTACGCGGTAAGGCTCTTCTTTGGCCACCAGATCATTCATCTTCCGGTCATACACAAGCTCGGTGAAGAACGGGGCATCCAGATTTACGACAGCATCCACATCACTGCGCTCCCGGCCAACCGCCACGCTTGCCGCACCACCCATGGAGTGGCCGATTACGCCAATGTGCTTAGTGTCGATCAGTTGGTATACAGGTTCCTGGTCACTTCCCCCCTTATCCAGAATCGTATCGATTACCAGATTCATATCCCCGGTTCGCAGCTTCATCCATTTTTGCGTAAGGCCGTACAGCTCTTCCACGGTGTATACTCCGTCTTTATTGGAGTCGTTAACCTCACGCATATATTCTGCATTAACCATAGTGACCTTCCCGTCCGCGCCTTGTGTATAGAAGGAATGGTAAGGATGATCGATGGATACCACAACATAGCCGTGACTGGCCAGCTCCGTGAAGGTTGAAGCGTTACTCTCTCTAACCCCGAAGGCTCCATGAGAAAAGACTATCAGCGGATACTTGCCCTCCGCATGGCCCGGATACCAGAATTCCACATTCACCCGCCGGTGCTCCCCCGTATCTGTAAACTCCTCCACTCGGGTAGTGTCTGTATAGGTGTAGACAGCCGTTCTGACCTCATATTTCCCAGTTACTTCAGGTGTACGGTACTGCGGGAATAGAATAGGCGGGATAAGTGCAATTAGCAGCGCCACAGCGGTTAGCAGCCTTTTCCACACCCGGGTTGAACGCCTGGACGGTCTCACGCCTGTCTTCTTGCGGATCAGATCAACCGAGCCTTTCAGCGCAAAAACAAACAGTAATACCGCCAGTAATACCCAACTGAAGCTCCAATCGATAACGGGGGACCATGTCAGTATAACGAATACGATAAACAGGGTAATTCTAATCCAGCTTATGAGCTTGATGCGGCTGTGCATAGAGATTCTCCTTTTCGCGTTAAGTGATGAACTCATCATAAAAAACTGCGAAAAGGGTGTATACCCATTTACGGTAAGCTGTAGCTACAGGGCAATAAGATGCACAATACCCCCGCGCGGCACTCCCTACGGAATTACTCACGGATGTCCTGCTTCACTACCTTCAGTCGCTCATTAATCTGCTCCGCTTCCTTCTTATCCTTCTCATAGGACAGCAGACGGACAATGGCATAGACTACAGCGATTTGCAGGGCAAACAGAAGTGCAGCGGATACACTGGCTACAGCTCCGATCAGGCTGGCAAGGGTAATCAACAGAAGCTCCAGCAGGAGAAAATGAATAACGATTCTCACACGCATCGCCTGCTCGCTTACCTCGTCAGGAGCGTACAACATCAAGCCTGTCAATGCACCAAGCAGGGAGAAGCCCATAATCGTATAGATGGATGTCAGGTCAAAGGCGAGTTCCGGCATGAAAATCTGCCGCAGCACCGTAATGATTATGATAATGGATGCGAAGATAACCAGAAAATCGCGGATGATGTCTTTGGCAACCTCAGAACGCTTCATGCTGTAATCCCCCTTTATAATCCAAGTCTTTGTTTCAGTACGGGCACATACTGTCTTGAAATGACTACACGTTCCCCGTTATCCAGCAGTGCTGTGAACCGGCCGCTGAGGGACGGACGCACGCTCTCGATCTTGGCGATATTCAGAATCGTGGATTTGGAGGCGCGAAAACAGTTCTTGTCCCGGCACAGCTCCTCCAGCTCATACAGCTTCTGCTTCACTTCATGCACCTGGTTCTCGCTGTAGACAAACACTTTGCCATCCACAGCTTCGAAATAATAGACATCACTGAGCTTGATGCGGCTGACCCGCTCTTCCTGTACTCCCAGCAGGACCAGAGTCTCTGCCTTAAGCTTATGTACTATCTGACTGATCTCATCAGTTGCTTCATAGCATCTGATGATGATTTCCTCTTGCTGCTCCCTGCTGATTTGCTCGATGGAAATTCGGATAGGATCACCTGCGATAATTCAGATTTGAAGGTCTGTTGCCTAATTAATGTACATGATACGGGAACCGCTCCCATACGACAAATATAACTTTTACACAGGTACGCCAAAAGGCTGCCCTCCGGTTGGACCGGTCAGACAGCCTCATATGCGATGTGGAGCTTCCAGGAATGTGATGCCCTAGTCCTTACTCTGGCGCATTCCCCTGCCTGTTATGATACCGCCCTCTAGGCACGACCAGCGGGGAACCGGAGACCGGGTCAGGGATGACTGTGCAATCCAGTCCGAAGATCTCTTTGACCCGCAGGCTTGTGATGACCTCTGCGGGCGCACCCTCCGCAACTAGCCGACCGGAATGCAGTGCAAAGATATGGTCGGCATACCGGGCGGACAGGTTGATATCATGCAGTACCATGACGATGGTGGTTCCATGCTTGCGGTTCAGATCGGTGAGCAGGTCCAGAATCTCCACCTGATAGGTGATATCCAGGAAGGTGGTCGGCTCATCCAGGAACAGGATATCGGTCTGCTGGGCCAGGGCCATCGCAATCCAGACCCGCTGCTGCTGCCCGCCTGAGAGCTCATCAATATTACGGTTAGCGAATTCGGTGATATTCATAATCTCCATCGCTTCGGCCACGGCCTCGTAATCCTTCCGGGACCAGCCCCCAAGCAAGGATTGGTGCGGGAATCTGCCGCGTCCCACCAGATCGGCAACCGATATCCCTTCCGGCACAATCGGTGATTGCGGCAGCAGCCCGATGACCCGGGCCAGCGCTTTGGCCGGAATCTGCGAGATCGGCTTGTTGTCCAGCGTCACCTGGCCTGCGGTATGCTTGATCAGCCGGGCCATGGTTTTGAGCAGGGTGGATTTCCCGCAGCCGTTGGAGCCGATAATCACACTGATCTGACGATCCGGGATCACCAGGTCTATCCCATGAATAATCGTCTTATTCTCATAGCCCGCTATCAACTGCTCAGCTCCAAACACATGTGCCTTGTTCATTATAATTCTCCCTTTCGATTCATGCGGATTAACAGGAAGATCAGATAAGGCGCTCCGAGTAATCCGGTAATGATGCCTACAGGGAATCTGTACTCAAAAGCAAATTGTCCAATCAGATCGGACGCCAGGACCAGATTCACACCCACCAGACCTGCGGGGATGATGCTGGAGGCACCTGTACCCACCAGTCTTTTAGCAATCGGCCCTGACAGGAAGGAAACAAACGCAATAGGTCCGGTAGTAGCCGTAGCAATCGCCACCATACAGACAGAGCTGACAATCAGTGCAATTCGGGTCCGGTCTGTGCGGACTCCAAGCGAGGTAGCCGACTGCTCCCCCAGCTCGAGAATACTCAGATGCTTGCCCAGCAGTATGATGACAGGCGAACAGATCAGCACGATGATCACCAGCGGCGGAAGCTCGCGCATCTGTGAGCCGTTCAGGCTGCCGGTCAGCCAGCGGACCGCTGAAGGGATGTCCTTCTCGGAGCCGATCAGCAGCAGGTAGGAGATCACGGCATCCAGCATCGCCTGAAGGCCAATTCCGATCAGAATTAACCGCCCGATGGAGAAGGTTCTTCCCCTGGAGAGCACGTAGATCAGCAGCACGGTAGCAAGGCCAGCGATAACCGAAGCAACAGAGACTACAGCTCCGCTGGCTTGCAGGATCACAATACAGTATACCGCCGCCGCACTTGATCCGGAGGTAATGCCAATGACATTCGGATTCGCCAGCGGATTGCGCAGCATTGTCTGGAAGGTGTACCCGGCAATGCCGAAGGCGAATCCGGCAAAAAGACCCGCCAGCATCCGCGGCAGCCGGATCACATTCACGGCGAAGGAGACACCCCTCAGCTCTTCCCCGGAGAGTACGCGGATGACCTCCGAGGCCGGATAGACGGTATTACCGAGCAGAAGCATCGCGCAGCACAGTACACAAGCAAGTACTGCAAGCAGGCTGGTAACAATCAGGCCCCGGCGGTATCTCTGACGTCTGCCCGCCATAATGAATTCAATCGTTTCATTTCTCATAAGGATCGCACTTTCGACTTCATCGCTAATAGAATCAGGATCGGTGCCCCTACAAAGGCCGTGACCACACCGACTTCAAGCTCTCCGGGGCTGCCAATCAGCCGGCCGCCTACATCGGAGACGGTCAGAATAATAGCCCCGGTGACCGCTGACATCGGGATCACGAACCGCAGGTCCGAGCCGAGGATCAGACGGATTACGTGAGTGGACAACAGACCGATGAACCCGATAGGCCCGGCCAATGCCGTCACCGCTCCGCATAATAATACCCCCGCCAGCGCGGCGATCAGCCGCAGCGTCCCTGTGCGGACACCGAGTCCGGTCGCCACATCATCGCCCAGAGCCAGCGCATTCAGGGCCGGAGCTGTAATGAAGGCAATCAGCATGCCGATCAGCAGGAACGGAAGGAAGGTTGTAATGCCGCTCCAGGTTCCCGCACCCACACTGCCCACCTGCCAGAACCGGAACTGGTCCATGACGTAAGCGCGCGGAATCATGATGGCGGTAACCAGAGAGGACAGGGCCGCACTGATCGCAGCACCCGCCAGAACGAGCTTAATGGGCGTGGCTCCGCCACGCCCCATCGAGCCGATTCCGAATACGAATACCGCTGTAATTGCAGCTCCGGCTAAGGCTAACCATATATATTGGCCCGCAGTGCTTATGTTCAGGAATGCAATTCCGCAGACCACGAACAAAGAAGCTCCCGTGTTCACCCCGAGGATGCTGGGATCGGCAATCGGGTTACGGGTCACCGCCTGCATCAAGGCTCCCGATACACCGAGCGCCCCGCCGCACATCAGGCTGAACACCGTCCGGGAGATCCGCTTGCGGACCACGTTTGCCCCATAGCTGTCCACCTCTGGACGGAATAGCCCGTCAATCAGCTCATTCCAGCCTACATGACGGGCTCCCAGTACCAGTGAGGCAATGATGCACAGGACCAGCAGGACCATGCAGCTCACCAGCACGAGGATGAAATTCTTCGGCATATGCAATTTTAGCTTGTTATCGTCCGAGACCGGTGAACTCATCATTTTATTTTATCAATAGCTCCCCCAATTAAGGCAAGGTATTCATCAATCGTATACGCAATGGACAGTGGGTTCGGTGTTCCGGCAGCTACCAGCGGAGTATCACTGTCGATAAAAGCTACCGATCCCCGTTCAATGGCTGGGATTTTGCCGATCAGTGAATCTGCTTGGAGCGTCTTAAGCAATTCGTCATTTCCATAACCCACGATCAGATCCGCATCATACAAGGCTTCCACATTCTCGGAGCTTAAGCTGAGCGAGTAGCTGGTAGGGTCTGTAATTTGTTTGGTAATACTCTCGGGATACGTCATGCCCAGCTCATACAGGAATGCGACCCGGGAGTCCACAGGTGTATAAATATGCAGTTTCGACAAATCCTCAGCGGAGAAATTGACCCAGACTACTTTTTTGCCGGCAATCTGCGGATATTTGCTCAGCTTGTCCTTAACCAGGGCTTCGGTGTCTTTGATGAGCTGCTCGCCTTCAGGCTTCATGCCCATGCCTTCTGCGTTCAGCAGCACCTGCTCACGCCATGTCGTAGCCCAAGCAGCCGTCGGGTAAGCTACCACTGGAGCGATCTGGCTCAGTGTCTCATAGTCTTCCTTCGTCAGGCCCGAGTACGCGGCCAGAATAACATCAGGGTTGGCGTCAGAGATCGCCTCGAAATCAAGACCATCCGTATCCTGGAACACATTCGGATCGGTTACATTCAGCTCCTTGAGCTTATCTGCGGTCCAAGGCAGCAGTCCGCTGCCATCCTGCACGCCGAAGTTCGCAGCCGAGAAGCCTACAGGGACAACGCCCAAGGCCAGAGCCACATCATGGTTAGCCCACTGCACAGTAACTACGCGTTCCGGCTTGCTCTTAATGACAGCTTCACCAAGCGCATGCTTGATGGTAACCGGATAGGTCACAGCATCCTGCGCCGCTGGTGCTTCTGTGCTTGCCGCTTCGCTAGTTGCAGCTGCTGTCGGTGCAGGGGAAGGTGAAGCTGCTGAATTCGACTGGTTAGACGAGCAGCCTGCCAGCACTATAGTTAGCGCTAATGGAATGAATAATGTCTTGAAAGAGAACTTTTGGGTACGGTTCATGTGTGGACCCTTCCTTATCTGAATAGGTTTTTTATACGATAATGAGAATCATTATCGATAAATATATAGGTGTTTGGACAGGTTGTCAATGTAAAATCTGGATTCTGCGCTCAACAAAAGCCCGTAAGCGGCACCTGTTACAGTGAGCCGCTTACGGGCTTGATCTAATCCTGGCCTAATATAGAAGGTTAACTCTTGTCCACAAAATTATATGCTCTTAGTCAAGGTAATGGACTGATCGGCGTTGCCCCATTGTACGTTCCAGCCCAGCAATTCGGTGATGAAGCGGAGTGGAACTACGGTTCTGTTGTCTTCGTTCACAAAGACTTTGGCGCCGACGGATTTTCTCATGCCGTTGACTTCCATGAAGTCTTTGTTCATCCAGAACACAAGTGTGTCGTTGCCTGCCTTAATGGTAACCTGCTGAGCTTGTTTGTCCCATTTCACATCCGCCCCGATGCCTTCACTCAGATAACGAAGCGGGATGTAGGTCATTCCGCTCCAGATGAACGGCTTGGTATCCATTTGAGTTACTTTTCCGTTAATGTTCAGAACGCCGCTGCCCACCTTCATCCAGACTTTCATCATGGAAGCAGGATCTGCTGGTGTTGCAGGTGCAGGTGCTGCTGCATCCTGGAACTTATCGTTGAACTGCGTAACAATCGCATTGCCCAGCGCTTGGCCTACCCCGAACATCGTCTTGTAGCCCTCGCGGTTCGTCTTGTACGATACGTCATAGTTGCCCGCTGCATATTGCGTAAGCACCTGCTGCACTTGATTCTCGTGAGTGGTCAATGCGGATTGCCCCGCTGACTTCGGCAGGTTGCCTGCTGTAGCCGAATCAAGGAAGGCTGCAAATTCAGTGGTGAAG
This genomic interval from Paenibacillus sp. FSL H8-0332 contains the following:
- a CDS encoding iron chelate uptake ABC transporter family permease subunit, whose translation is MMSSPVSDDNKLKLHMPKNFILVLVSCMVLLVLCIIASLVLGARHVGWNELIDGLFRPEVDSYGANVVRKRISRTVFSLMCGGALGVSGALMQAVTRNPIADPSILGVNTGASLFVVCGIAFLNISTAGQYIWLALAGAAITAVFVFGIGSMGRGGATPIKLVLAGAAISAALSSLVTAIMIPRAYVMDQFRFWQVGSVGAGTWSGITTFLPFLLIGMLIAFITAPALNALALGDDVATGLGVRTGTLRLIAALAGVLLCGAVTALAGPIGFIGLLSTHVIRLILGSDLRFVIPMSAVTGAIILTVSDVGGRLIGSPGELEVGVVTAFVGAPILILLAMKSKVRSL
- a CDS encoding iron-siderophore ABC transporter substrate-binding protein encodes the protein MNRTQKFSFKTLFIPLALTIVLAGCSSNQSNSAASPSPAPTAAATSEAASTEAPAAQDAVTYPVTIKHALGEAVIKSKPERVVTVQWANHDVALALGVVPVGFSAANFGVQDGSGLLPWTADKLKELNVTDPNVFQDTDGLDFEAISDANPDVILAAYSGLTKEDYETLSQIAPVVAYPTAAWATTWREQVLLNAEGMGMKPEGEQLIKDTEALVKDKLSKYPQIAGKKVVWVNFSAEDLSKLHIYTPVDSRVAFLYELGMTYPESITKQITDPTSYSLSLSSENVEALYDADLIVGYGNDELLKTLQADSLIGKIPAIERGSVAFIDSDTPLVAAGTPNPLSIAYTIDEYLALIGGAIDKIK
- a CDS encoding iron chelate uptake ABC transporter family permease subunit, producing MRNETIEFIMAGRRQRYRRGLIVTSLLAVLACVLCCAMLLLGNTVYPASEVIRVLSGEELRGVSFAVNVIRLPRMLAGLFAGFAFGIAGYTFQTMLRNPLANPNVIGITSGSSAAAVYCIVILQASGAVVSVASVIAGLATVLLIYVLSRGRTFSIGRLILIGIGLQAMLDAVISYLLLIGSEKDIPSAVRWLTGSLNGSQMRELPPLVIIVLICSPVIILLGKHLSILELGEQSATSLGVRTDRTRIALIVSSVCMVAIATATTGPIAFVSFLSGPIAKRLVGTGASSIIPAGLVGVNLVLASDLIGQFAFEYRFPVGIITGLLGAPYLIFLLIRMNRKGEL